In Ammoniphilus sp. CFH 90114, the genomic window AGATTTAATAGGGAAGAATGTTTGGGAAGAATTTCCTGAGGCCACACAACTACCATTTTATGAACAGTATCATAAGGCGGTTCGAGAACAAATACCGGTAACCTTTGACTCTTACTACTCCCCATTGAAATCGTGGTATGATGTAAGGGCCTATCCTTCGTCTAATGGACTATCGGTTTATTTTCAGGATATAACAAAGAAAAAAATGGTATCGGCTAAAAGTGAACAACATTACAAGTCTCTTTTTGAACATAATCCTAATGCCGTCTTTTCATTTGATTTAGAAGGGAATTACCTGAGTGTTAATCCTGCGATGGAACGGCTATTAGGTTACAGTGAGGAAGAATATTTACATCATTCCTTTATGCCACTGGTATCTGAAGACGATCAAGAAAGAACCATGAAACATTATAAGATGGCCGCAGAAGGTACAACGCAGCATTATGAAACAAAAGCGCTACATAAGGATGGATCTATCGTCTATGTTGATGTAACGAATATGCCCATTATTGTTGATTATGAGGTTGTTGGTGTTTACGGCGTTGCTCGGGACATCACCTCAACGAAAAAAGCAGAAGCTGCACTTAAACAGAAGACACAACAACTCGAGTTCCTTATTGACCATAATGTAGATCCCATTCTTATCTTTAGCTTGCAAGGGAACGTCATCCGTGTGAATAAGGCATTTGAGGAAACCTTTGGTTGGTCAAAAGTGGAGATTCTAAGCCTCGGATTATATCAATTACCCATTGTTCCGACCGAATATCTTCATGAAGTAAGAGAGTGCGAGGCAGAAGTTAGAAGGGGAAAACAAATTATAGGACTTGAAACTAGACGCCTTCGAAAAGACGGGCAAATATTGAACGTTATGTTGTATATTTCTCCTATTGAAGACGCCAAAGGGAACCTGAACGGGTGGTCGGTTACTTTACGAGATATCACAGCTTGGAAACGATCGCAAGAATTATTGCAAAATACTGAAAAACTATCGGTGGCTGGTCAGCTAGCAGCTGGAATCGCTCATGAGATTCGGAATCCGATTACCGCTATCAAGGGATTTGTACAATTAATGAGATCGGGATATGGAGAGAAGAAAGAGTACTTCGATATCATGTCTTCAGAAATTGAACGAATCGAGCATATTCTTAGTGAGTTGCTGATTCTAGCGAAGCCCCAGGTCAGTAGGTTTGAAAGTAAAGACATTAGATCATTAATAGCGCAGGTGATCACCTTACTAGATACCCAAGCGATTCTAAAAAATGTGGAGATTGTCACGGAGGTTCACTCCGAGTTTACCCATCTTCCGTGCGATGAGAATCAATTGAAGCAGGTCTTTATCAACTTTATTAAGAATGCGATTGAAGCGATGCCTACAGGTGGTAAACTACTCATTCAAATTCAAAGTACTAACCGAGAAATACTGTTTATCCGTTTTATCGATGAAGGAATAGGGATGCCGGAAGAAGTTTTGGCTAAGCTAGGCCAACCGTTTTTTACAACGAAGGACAAAGGTACGGGTCTAGGTTATATGATAAGTAAAAAAATTATTGAGAACCACTTTGGTGAGGTTCATATCAGAAGTGAACTGAATAAAGGAACTACCATTGAGATTAGTTTTTCATTACAAACAAAAGAAAGGGCTTGAATGCCCTTTTTTCTGTTTAGTAAAGCGATTGTTGGTATTTGTTGTCTAATTCATATATAATAGAGAATAGTAGCCAATGGACGGAAAAGACCATTAAACAAATACTAATAAGCGGGCTTTTGCTTACGCATATAGCCCGTTATTCTTTTTATATATCGAGAGGTGAATATCATGTCTGAATCCGTTGTTTCTATCTTCGCATTAGGAGGACTAGGCGAGATCGGAAAGAACATGTACGTTATTCAATTTGAAGATGAGATCGTTGTCGTGGACAGCGGGGGGAAGTTTCCTGAAGAAGACATGCCGGGAATTGATTTAGTCATTCCAGATATCTCTTATCTCATTCAACATAAGGGTAAAATTAAAGGAATCTTCTTAACCCATGGACATGAGGACCATATCGGAGCCCTACCCTATGTGTTAAAACAGGTGAATGTACCCGTATATGGAGCGGCTCTCACCATAGGATTAGTGGAAGCGAAACTAAAGGAACACCGCTTATTGCGTGAGACCAAACTTCATGTCATTGATCCAGAACAAACGCTCCCATTCGAAAAGATTAGCTTATCCTTCTTTAGGACGAACCATACAATACCTGATTCCCTAGGCATTGCTGTTCATACACCACATGGAACGGTGGTTCATACGGGCGACTTCAAGTTTGATTTAACCCCGATTGGAAACTCAGCTGACATCGCCAAGATGGCTCAGTTGGGAGAGAACAAGCAAGTATTAGCACTTTTATCGGATAGTACCAACAGTGAAAGAGAAGGAGGTACTCCATCTGAAAAAGTGGTGGGCGAGGCTATAGATCATATTTTTCACCTCGCTCAAGGCAGGATCTTGTTTTCAACGTTTGCTTCCAATGTCTATCGTTTACAGCAGGTCGTTCAAGCCGCTGTTCGTTATAGAAGGAAAATTGCGTTAATTGGCCGCAGCATGGAGAAAGTCTTTGAGATTGCTCAACGCTTAGGATACATTAAGGCACCGGAAGGCATGTTGATTGACGCAAGGGATATAGACCGATATAAGGCAGAAGAAATCGTTATTCTTTGTACCGGAAGCCAAGGTGAACCTATGGCTGCATTAACGCGTATTGCCCAAGGTTCTCATCGGATGGTGAAGATTATTCCTGGAGATACGGTTGTCTACTCTTCTTCGCCAATTCCAGGTAATGACGTAAATATCAATCGCTCGATTGACCTGCTGTTCCGTGCAGGAGCAGACGTCAAGTACGGCAGCCACCTAGAAATTCATGCATCTGGACATGGCAGTCAAGAAGATTTAAAGTTAATGTTAAATCTTATGAAGCCAAAATATTTTATTCCGATTCATGGCGAATATAGGATGCTGGTTCAACACGCTAAACTGGCTGAGGAAGTTGGGATTGCATCTGAGAACACATTCATCTTAGAGAATGGCGATGTATTCCGTCATACGAAGTCACCTACTCAAGCTACCGTCATCATCGAAAGAAACAAGAATCAAAACAACCCTAGCGTTCAATCGGGAATTGTCTTAGTTGATGGCAGTGGAATTGGTGATGTGGGGAATATTGTGCTCCGAGATCGCAAGAGGTTTGCCCAGGATGGAATCATGATTGTGGTGCTTACTGTGGATATGAAGGAGAGGAAAGTTTTGGCGGGTCCTGACCTCGTAACCAGAGGATTTGTCTATGTTCGTGAATCAGAGGACATGATGCGAGAAGCCACTCAGCTAACGAGACAAACCGTACATCAATTATTGGAAAAAGGAATCACGTCTTGGGCAGAATGGAAGCAACAAATTTCAAATACGTTGACACCTTATTTTATTTCCAAAACAAACCGAAGCCCCATGATGATGACGATCATTATGGAGCCCGAAACTACACCACCATTAGATGAACAAACCTCCACCTCTTCTTAAGAGGAAGGTTTGTTTTTTTAAATATTAACGGCATTATATATTAAAACTTAAAGCCAAAAACAAAAAGAGACAGTATAAACTGTCTCTTTTTGTTTTTAGGTACAAGCAAGCTCTTCGTTTTAATGTCCAGAAGGAGCCGATAATCCTACTTGATTCACAAGCTTTTGACTCTCTTCATTTAGTCCGATAATTTCAACGTGCTTATCTAACTTTTGATACTTGTAGATCACTTTAGCAATGGCAGTCACGGCGGAATGGTCCCAAACATGAGAGCTGCTAAAATCAATAATAATCTGATCTGGATCTTCGTTAAAGTTAAATTGATCTACAAAATGACTCATCGTTCCGAAGAACATCTGCCCGGTTACTTTATAAATTTTCGCCCCATTTTCGAGCTTTGTTGTTGTTTTCATCTTCGTCATTTTCCACCCGAAGATTAAAGCACTCATCACTACCCCAGCTAGAACCCCTTTAGCAAGGTCGTGTGTTGCTACTACAATAGCAACGGTGACAATCATGACGACGGCGTCAGGGCGAGGAGTTCTAGGTAGAATCTTAAGAGACTGCCAATCAAAAGTTCCAATGGATACCATGATCATGACTCCGACTAGTGCGCCCATAGGAATTTGCTTTACAATGTCACCAAGTACGATGATAAGAAATAACAAGAACACCCCAGCCACGAGAGAGGATAAACGGCCCCGAGCACCAGATTGAACGTTAATGACGGATTGGCCAATCATGGCACAACCTGCCATTCCACCGAAGAAACCCGTAATCATGTTTGCAATTCCTTGCCCTTTGACCTCTTTATCTTTAGAGCTTTTCGTCTCGGTCATTTCATCTACAATGGTTGCGGTTAGTAGAGATTCCAGTAACCCTACAATAGCAAGCGTAATGGAATAAGGTAAGATAATCCACAATGTCTGTAGAGATAACTCAATGTTAGGGAGATGGAATACGGGTAAGGCCCGCGTAATTTCTCCCATATCTCCAACTGTTCGTCCATTAAAGCCTCCATAAATAGCGATGATAGTCATCACGATGATGGCGATGAGTGGTGACGGAACAGCTTTTGTAAATCGAGGTAGGATATAGATGATGGCTAATGTGGCCGCAACCATAACATACATCTGCCAAGATTCACCTACAAAGTGAGGCAACTGTGCCATGAAGATCAGTATCGCTAAGGCATTCACGAATCCAATCATGACGGAATGCGGAACAAAGGTGATAAACCTTCCTACTTTTAATACTCCTAGAAGGAATTGAATAATTCCGGTTAAAACCGTTGCAGCCAATAAATACTCTAAGCCGTAATCCTTTACAAGGTTAACCATGAGTAAAGCCATAGCCCCCGTAGCAGCGGAGATCATGGCGGGACGTCCTCCGACAAATGCAATGATGACAGCAATACAAAAAGATGCATACAATCCGACCATCGGGTCAACACCAGCAATGATGGAAAAAGCGATAGCCTCTGGAATCAAGGCGAGAGCTACTGTTATTCCTGCCAGTATATCACCTCGAATATTCGAGAACCATTCTTGCTTGTAATTCATAAGTCAACCTCTTTCTATTCAATTTTTAAAGAACATGTTGACTTTCCTCTCTCAGGAAAGTCGGAGCCGTTGTACCTAATTGTGAATTATACATAAACATTTAGAACTTGGCTATGAAGATAAATAGATATGTAAGCACTATCATCACG contains:
- a CDS encoding PAS domain S-box protein, translating into MSNPIVDAFEILERITDAFFALDEQWNFTYINAEATRLLFRSREDLIGKNVWEEFPEATQLPFYEQYHKAVREQIPVTFDSYYSPLKSWYDVRAYPSSNGLSVYFQDITKKKMVSAKSEQHYKSLFEHNPNAVFSFDLEGNYLSVNPAMERLLGYSEEEYLHHSFMPLVSEDDQERTMKHYKMAAEGTTQHYETKALHKDGSIVYVDVTNMPIIVDYEVVGVYGVARDITSTKKAEAALKQKTQQLEFLIDHNVDPILIFSLQGNVIRVNKAFEETFGWSKVEILSLGLYQLPIVPTEYLHEVRECEAEVRRGKQIIGLETRRLRKDGQILNVMLYISPIEDAKGNLNGWSVTLRDITAWKRSQELLQNTEKLSVAGQLAAGIAHEIRNPITAIKGFVQLMRSGYGEKKEYFDIMSSEIERIEHILSELLILAKPQVSRFESKDIRSLIAQVITLLDTQAILKNVEIVTEVHSEFTHLPCDENQLKQVFINFIKNAIEAMPTGGKLLIQIQSTNREILFIRFIDEGIGMPEEVLAKLGQPFFTTKDKGTGLGYMISKKIIENHFGEVHIRSELNKGTTIEISFSLQTKERA
- a CDS encoding SulP family inorganic anion transporter, translating into MNYKQEWFSNIRGDILAGITVALALIPEAIAFSIIAGVDPMVGLYASFCIAVIIAFVGGRPAMISAATGAMALLMVNLVKDYGLEYLLAATVLTGIIQFLLGVLKVGRFITFVPHSVMIGFVNALAILIFMAQLPHFVGESWQMYVMVAATLAIIYILPRFTKAVPSPLIAIIVMTIIAIYGGFNGRTVGDMGEITRALPVFHLPNIELSLQTLWIILPYSITLAIVGLLESLLTATIVDEMTETKSSKDKEVKGQGIANMITGFFGGMAGCAMIGQSVINVQSGARGRLSSLVAGVFLLFLIIVLGDIVKQIPMGALVGVMIMVSIGTFDWQSLKILPRTPRPDAVVMIVTVAIVVATHDLAKGVLAGVVMSALIFGWKMTKMKTTTKLENGAKIYKVTGQMFFGTMSHFVDQFNFNEDPDQIIIDFSSSHVWDHSAVTAIAKVIYKYQKLDKHVEIIGLNEESQKLVNQVGLSAPSGH
- a CDS encoding ribonuclease J, with amino-acid sequence MSESVVSIFALGGLGEIGKNMYVIQFEDEIVVVDSGGKFPEEDMPGIDLVIPDISYLIQHKGKIKGIFLTHGHEDHIGALPYVLKQVNVPVYGAALTIGLVEAKLKEHRLLRETKLHVIDPEQTLPFEKISLSFFRTNHTIPDSLGIAVHTPHGTVVHTGDFKFDLTPIGNSADIAKMAQLGENKQVLALLSDSTNSEREGGTPSEKVVGEAIDHIFHLAQGRILFSTFASNVYRLQQVVQAAVRYRRKIALIGRSMEKVFEIAQRLGYIKAPEGMLIDARDIDRYKAEEIVILCTGSQGEPMAALTRIAQGSHRMVKIIPGDTVVYSSSPIPGNDVNINRSIDLLFRAGADVKYGSHLEIHASGHGSQEDLKLMLNLMKPKYFIPIHGEYRMLVQHAKLAEEVGIASENTFILENGDVFRHTKSPTQATVIIERNKNQNNPSVQSGIVLVDGSGIGDVGNIVLRDRKRFAQDGIMIVVLTVDMKERKVLAGPDLVTRGFVYVRESEDMMREATQLTRQTVHQLLEKGITSWAEWKQQISNTLTPYFISKTNRSPMMMTIIMEPETTPPLDEQTSTSS